In one uncultured Methanoregula sp. genomic region, the following are encoded:
- a CDS encoding DUF4062 domain-containing protein — translation MSTSWQTVSVFISSTFNDMHAERDYLVKRVFPELREWCGKRKLRLVDIDLRWGVTEEDATRHKNVVKVCLDRIDACRPFFLCFLGQRRGWVPDKGDVSKETCETYNDLKDWLGNVSVTELEILHAAINPLNDKDRAQYSFFYLRDDSYLKDLPVDPPLTRKTYTNESILDQNERELANRELKSWRDEKIPAINRPVHRYFATWNVNESTPELRIPLQCPSSSLPNQEQWRKIWKTEAGIDVPDLDIENDPELTRWALEFNESLSRGRLGNFTSEGKPLSEIILDDLKRAIEERYPDHREIPEESGLQIELDQQEQFLQLNLDGFIERTGDFDALDAYADGDSRNLFVLTAPGGMGKTMLLANWINHHQRKNDGKDLSLFYRFIGASDRSTTVDSVIRHLLREMKENAGLFDDEIVAEPEELRVAWPAILEKVGNQQKTIIVIDGVNQLESGLTDLRWVPHKLPHGIKLIISFKRDGDDAEKICKQFAGSTSVILAEVKPFTNADDKKALITAYLGQFLKELDNARIAELIAVPGAMNPLFLKIVLSELRVFGAFTNLGDKIRDDFGTTPMSAFSAVLRRLENDPSYSTVDPRIAVPLLFGLLSHARYGLSEEELIDLFQQEFNQKKTPGAKEDSKDTIRLILRQVRSFLALRVGRFDFFYESFRIASIHRYEVDDKKQNGRVSSYWHRSLADYFENLPVWISEKENLPTIRRAAELPYHLAWAGKEDHLADLILEYELIESIVFGIGPQEAIEDISFILSPLAQYENEAAPGKMNAIKLIQSGISLSAHVLMQNPNQLPSQLVGRLLGSENPVIMEFIGRLNRFNRYAWLRPITPAFTQPGGSLVRTLNDSTCYVQSLAVTNNGRWAVSGSYNTLKAWDLMTGTCLRTMECDSPIHAISVTQDGQIAITGSDDHTLRVWELVTGIQIKKLVGHTGWVNVVAVTEDGNRAISGSADKTMRVWDLKSGQLVYTFTGHTGAVKTVAVTIDGKIAISGSEIHESKTVDIDKIITGQAGFQNFSINKGALKAVFVTRNGYRAISESEDKSLMLWDVETRQKLAHLVGVTPLTLDIIITSDDLRAISASSENSLKVWDIKTGQVLIDLLGHTKEVTSVTMTPDNRLIVSGSSDKTLKVWDLDTGRALESFDNNSSGVTSVAITPDGQFVISGLNDGTLNVWDRATGECVWTNVGHTNAILAVAVTLDGRRVISGSEDKTIKVWDRKSGRVLFTFNGHSDKIISIAITPDCRRAISGSADTTLKVWDLIDGEEIITLVGHEDWVTEVAVTHDSRYAISGSRDNTIRTWNLETGEELASYTNTGDVLNKTSEIKNKKIDIPDKGTSPLKVWNLETGKCIKSLTGHTADIIAVGITHNSQQAISISFDKIVKIWDLKSFQNLATLKCKDDDDDDSILCIASSKDGDLYFSGSRAGFLKGYDKYSGEIFCKKYSSMIKTVTLTPDEKKVVFGMNDNTLKVWDLITDQELASLTGHANHVNAVAVTPDGSQIISGSSDNTLKVWDLGTYHELASLKGHANHVNAVAVTPDGSQVISGSSDNTLKVWDLGTYHELASLTGHANHVNAVAVTPDGSQVISGSSDNTLKVWDLGTYHELASLTGHANHVNAIAVTPDGSQVISGSSDNTLKVWDLGTYHELASLTGHADHVNAVAVTPDGSQVISGSSDNTLKVWDLKNFRMYNYEIPERMNVSVALAPDGQLALFYQQYQGISQVWNFSRGSHSLNLDSGTDGFVTVAITSDGHHAVSASDNLKVWDLSEGLRDQNDQGTHHFVTDLAITADGRFTISGSWDNTIKIWDIMTGECIKTLKGHREGIKVIALTADGRSVVSISMSSTIKVWDLMTGVCKQTWNTKTDNVKKSPWETYFAITPDGQLAVSGCCDELKVWDISTGMCLSTKSYLRVIPHNKADDFDLTPFLTIDAVAISFDGKFVVWGLEGRLKIWDLTTGMCVSRERTRHTEKISVIAFTPDGKFVLSGSRDNTIKIWTIETGTCTRTLIGHLDGINYIAITPDGQFAVSASLDKTLKVWDLATGTCKRTMVGHEREIIIVRITPDGKFIISVARDSFLKIWDFKTGKCLITFYGEENYSGCCISDTFTIVTGGEKGVTILRPEGIVPEIPFVTAVERKGDKLSAKCIFCQEISDITKANIRDNFICPVCGGLMKVNVFVSKKHRDSQYSLKHFLPLVSEEIVN, via the coding sequence ATGTCCACATCCTGGCAGACCGTCAGCGTCTTCATCAGCAGCACGTTCAACGACATGCATGCCGAGCGGGACTATCTCGTGAAACGGGTATTTCCCGAGCTGCGGGAATGGTGCGGGAAGCGGAAACTGCGACTGGTGGATATTGACCTGCGCTGGGGTGTCACGGAAGAGGATGCAACCCGGCACAAGAATGTGGTCAAAGTATGCCTCGACCGGATCGATGCATGCCGGCCATTTTTTCTCTGTTTTTTGGGGCAGCGGCGGGGATGGGTACCGGATAAAGGAGATGTCTCAAAAGAGACGTGTGAAACTTATAACGACCTGAAAGATTGGCTCGGGAATGTCTCAGTCACAGAACTGGAGATTCTCCATGCTGCAATAAATCCCCTGAATGATAAAGACAGGGCACAATATTCGTTCTTTTACCTGCGGGACGATTCGTATCTCAAAGACCTGCCCGTGGATCCGCCGCTTACCCGGAAAACGTACACAAATGAGAGTATCCTAGATCAAAACGAACGGGAACTCGCTAACAGGGAATTGAAAAGCTGGCGTGATGAAAAGATTCCTGCAATAAATCGCCCTGTTCATCGTTATTTTGCAACGTGGAATGTTAATGAGTCAACGCCGGAATTAAGAATTCCCCTCCAGTGCCCATCATCTAGTCTGCCAAACCAGGAGCAGTGGCGAAAGATCTGGAAGACCGAAGCGGGGATAGATGTACCGGATCTGGATATTGAAAATGATCCGGAACTTACCCGGTGGGCGCTGGAGTTCAATGAGTCCCTGTCCCGTGGCAGGTTGGGCAATTTTACCTCAGAAGGAAAACCACTCAGCGAGATTATTCTTGATGACCTGAAACGGGCAATTGAGGAGCGATACCCAGATCATCGTGAAATTCCGGAAGAGTCCGGTCTCCAGATAGAACTCGACCAGCAGGAGCAGTTCCTGCAGCTGAATCTCGACGGATTCATCGAACGGACCGGAGATTTCGATGCGCTGGATGCATATGCAGATGGAGACTCCCGGAATCTCTTTGTTCTTACTGCCCCCGGCGGCATGGGCAAGACGATGCTTCTTGCCAACTGGATCAATCATCATCAGAGAAAAAACGATGGAAAAGATCTCTCTCTCTTTTACAGGTTTATCGGTGCTAGCGATCGTTCAACCACCGTAGATTCTGTTATACGTCACCTCCTCCGCGAAATGAAGGAGAATGCCGGACTCTTTGATGATGAGATCGTGGCGGAACCGGAAGAACTCCGGGTGGCATGGCCGGCAATCCTTGAAAAAGTTGGCAATCAACAGAAAACAATCATCGTCATTGACGGAGTCAACCAGCTTGAGTCCGGATTGACCGATCTCCGCTGGGTTCCACATAAGTTACCGCATGGGATTAAATTGATTATCAGTTTTAAACGGGACGGGGATGATGCGGAAAAAATCTGTAAACAATTCGCCGGGAGTACATCGGTAATTTTAGCAGAAGTCAAACCCTTCACGAATGCCGATGATAAGAAGGCTCTGATCACTGCGTACCTCGGCCAGTTCCTCAAGGAACTTGATAACGCCCGGATCGCTGAATTAATTGCAGTTCCGGGTGCCATGAACCCGCTCTTTCTGAAAATTGTCCTTTCAGAATTAAGGGTATTTGGTGCGTTTACGAATCTTGGTGATAAAATCCGCGATGATTTTGGTACTACCCCCATGTCGGCATTTAGTGCGGTACTTCGCCGGCTGGAGAATGATCCTTCGTATTCCACTGTTGACCCTAGGATTGCGGTTCCGTTGCTCTTTGGTCTCCTTTCCCATGCCCGCTACGGGTTATCGGAAGAAGAGCTCATCGATCTCTTCCAGCAGGAATTTAACCAGAAAAAAACACCGGGAGCGAAAGAGGATTCGAAAGATACAATCCGACTAATCCTCCGACAGGTACGGTCTTTCCTTGCATTACGTGTGGGGAGGTTTGATTTCTTCTACGAGAGTTTCCGGATCGCGTCGATTCACCGTTATGAAGTGGATGACAAGAAGCAAAACGGGCGGGTGTCATCATACTGGCACCGATCTCTCGCAGATTATTTTGAAAATCTTCCGGTCTGGATCTCTGAAAAAGAAAATCTCCCGACAATCCGTCGGGCTGCGGAGCTGCCTTACCACTTAGCATGGGCTGGTAAAGAGGACCATCTTGCTGATCTGATCCTTGAGTATGAACTCATTGAGTCAATTGTTTTCGGTATCGGGCCGCAGGAGGCTATTGAAGATATTTCATTCATTCTGTCACCTCTGGCACAGTATGAAAACGAGGCTGCCCCCGGTAAAATGAATGCAATAAAACTGATCCAGAGTGGAATCAGCCTTTCGGCTCATGTGCTCATGCAAAATCCAAATCAGCTCCCAAGTCAGCTTGTCGGACGGTTGCTTGGATCAGAAAATCCTGTCATAATGGAATTTATCGGGCGACTAAACCGGTTTAACCGATACGCATGGCTTCGCCCGATAACTCCTGCATTTACTCAACCAGGGGGATCGCTCGTTCGTACTCTTAATGATAGTACCTGTTATGTTCAATCTCTCGCTGTGACCAATAACGGGAGATGGGCGGTGTCTGGGTCATACAATACACTGAAAGCATGGGATCTTATGACTGGAACCTGTTTACGGACCATGGAATGCGATAGTCCGATTCATGCAATATCGGTAACACAGGATGGACAGATTGCAATCACGGGATCCGATGATCACACACTCAGGGTATGGGAACTCGTAACCGGAATTCAAATTAAAAAACTTGTTGGGCATACGGGGTGGGTCAATGTTGTGGCGGTTACGGAAGATGGTAACCGTGCTATCTCAGGGTCAGCGGATAAGACCATGAGAGTGTGGGATCTAAAGAGTGGTCAGTTAGTCTATACATTCACGGGTCACACCGGTGCTGTGAAAACCGTTGCAGTAACAATTGATGGAAAAATTGCGATCTCTGGATCAGAAATTCACGAATCAAAAACAGTTGATATCGATAAAATAATAACCGGGCAGGCGGGTTTCCAGAATTTTTCCATCAATAAAGGCGCACTCAAAGCAGTATTTGTGACCCGCAACGGTTATCGGGCGATCTCAGAATCTGAGGATAAGTCCCTGATGCTTTGGGATGTTGAGACCAGGCAAAAACTCGCTCATCTAGTTGGTGTTACTCCCTTAACCCTTGACATTATTATCACATCGGACGATCTTCGGGCAATATCTGCATCATCAGAAAATTCCTTGAAAGTATGGGACATAAAAACCGGCCAAGTACTCATTGATCTCTTGGGCCATACAAAAGAAGTGACCTCAGTCACGATGACTCCCGACAATCGTTTGATAGTATCTGGTTCATCAGATAAGACTCTGAAGGTCTGGGATTTAGATACCGGCAGGGCTCTTGAATCGTTTGATAACAATTCTTCCGGGGTTACTTCAGTTGCTATAACTCCTGATGGTCAATTTGTGATTTCCGGATTAAATGATGGGACATTAAATGTATGGGACAGAGCAACGGGAGAGTGTGTTTGGACAAATGTCGGGCATACAAACGCGATTCTTGCAGTTGCTGTGACATTAGACGGACGACGGGTTATCAGCGGATCAGAAGATAAGACAATAAAAGTATGGGATCGGAAGAGTGGTCGGGTCCTTTTCACGTTCAATGGTCATTCGGATAAGATAATTTCCATCGCAATAACGCCAGATTGTCGCAGAGCGATTTCGGGATCTGCTGATACAACATTGAAAGTATGGGATTTAATTGACGGGGAGGAGATTATCACACTTGTGGGCCATGAAGATTGGGTGACCGAAGTAGCGGTAACCCATGATAGCCGTTATGCGATCTCCGGATCCAGAGATAACACAATCCGGACATGGAATTTGGAAACGGGTGAAGAACTGGCATCCTATACGAATACCGGTGATGTCCTCAACAAGACATCGGAGATAAAAAACAAAAAGATCGATATACCCGATAAAGGTACATCACCTTTGAAAGTATGGAACCTTGAAACGGGGAAATGTATCAAATCACTTACGGGCCATACTGCGGATATAATAGCGGTGGGAATAACCCATAACAGTCAACAAGCAATATCAATATCATTTGATAAAATTGTGAAAATCTGGGACCTAAAGAGCTTTCAAAATCTTGCAACATTGAAATGTAAAGATGATGATGATGATGATTCGATATTATGCATTGCATCGTCAAAAGACGGCGATCTGTATTTTTCAGGATCACGTGCAGGTTTTCTTAAGGGATATGATAAATATTCAGGTGAAATTTTTTGTAAAAAATATTCATCAATGATAAAAACAGTCACTTTGACACCTGATGAAAAAAAGGTCGTTTTTGGGATGAATGACAACACCCTGAAAGTCTGGGATCTCATAACGGATCAGGAACTTGCCTCACTCACGGGTCACGCCAATCATGTCAATGCTGTAGCAGTTACACCGGATGGATCTCAGATTATCTCCGGATCAAGCGACAACACCCTGAAAGTCTGGGATCTCGGAACCTATCACGAACTTGCTTCACTCAAGGGTCACGCCAATCATGTCAATGCTGTAGCAGTTACACCGGATGGATCTCAGGTTATCTCCGGATCAAGCGACAACACCCTGAAAGTCTGGGATCTCGGAACCTATCACGAACTTGCCTCACTTACGGGTCACGCCAATCATGTCAATGCTGTAGCAGTTACACCGGATGGATCTCAGGTTATCTCCGGATCAAGCGACAACACCCTGAAAGTCTGGGATCTCGGAACCTATCACGAACTTGCCTCACTTACGGGTCACGCTAATCATGTCAATGCTATAGCAGTTACACCGGATGGATCTCAGGTTATCTCCGGATCAAGCGACAACACCCTGAAAGTCTGGGATCTCGGAACCTATCACGAACTTGCCTCACTCACGGGTCACGCTGATCATGTCAATGCTGTAGCAGTTACACCGGATGGATCTCAGGTTATCTCCGGATCAAGCGACAACACCCTGAAAGTCTGGGATCTGAAAAATTTTCGAATGTACAATTATGAGATACCCGAAAGGATGAACGTTTCAGTTGCACTAGCACCGGATGGTCAATTGGCCTTATTTTACCAGCAATATCAGGGAATCTCACAGGTCTGGAATTTTTCCAGAGGCTCACACTCACTGAACCTTGATAGCGGTACAGATGGTTTTGTTACAGTAGCAATAACATCAGATGGCCATCATGCTGTTTCCGCATCAGATAATCTTAAAGTCTGGGATCTTTCTGAAGGATTACGCGATCAGAATGATCAGGGAACTCATCATTTCGTAACAGATTTAGCAATAACTGCGGATGGCCGGTTCACCATATCGGGTTCTTGGGACAATACAATTAAAATTTGGGACATTATGACCGGGGAATGCATCAAAACTTTAAAAGGTCATAGGGAGGGGATTAAGGTCATAGCCCTGACTGCAGATGGAAGGTCCGTTGTATCAATATCAATGAGTTCTACCATTAAAGTATGGGATCTCATGACCGGAGTATGCAAACAAACATGGAACACAAAAACGGATAACGTAAAGAAATCTCCATGGGAAACATATTTCGCGATTACTCCCGATGGACAGTTGGCTGTATCAGGGTGTTGCGATGAACTTAAGGTTTGGGACATAAGTACTGGAATGTGCCTCAGTACCAAGAGTTACCTGCGAGTAATTCCACATAATAAAGCGGATGATTTTGATTTAACGCCGTTCTTAACCATTGATGCTGTGGCAATAAGCTTTGATGGGAAGTTCGTTGTATGGGGTCTTGAGGGAAGACTAAAAATCTGGGATCTCACAACAGGGATGTGTGTTTCGCGGGAACGCACCAGACATACAGAAAAAATAAGTGTGATCGCCTTTACTCCGGATGGCAAGTTTGTTCTATCGGGTTCCAGAGACAATACAATTAAGATCTGGACTATTGAGACAGGGACATGTACCAGGACGCTTATTGGTCATTTAGACGGTATTAATTACATTGCGATTACACCAGATGGACAGTTCGCTGTTTCTGCTTCTCTGGATAAAACACTGAAAGTCTGGGACCTTGCAACAGGAACATGCAAGCGAACAATGGTTGGCCATGAGCGCGAAATAATCATAGTAAGAATAACTCCAGATGGAAAGTTCATTATATCAGTGGCAAGGGATTCATTCCTGAAGATATGGGATTTTAAAACAGGTAAGTGTCTCATTACATTCTACGGAGAAGAAAACTATTCGGGGTGCTGTATCTCAGACACATTTACGATTGTTACCGGGGGGGAGAAAGGCGTAACAATCTTACGACCTGAAGGGATTGTTCCAGAAATTCCGTTTGTAACCGCCGTTGAGAGAAAGGGAGATAAATTAAGTGCAAAGTGCATTTTCTGTCAGGAAATATCTGATATCACTAAAGCTAACATCAGAGATAATTTCATCTGCCCGGTATGTGGAGGATTGATGAAAGTAAATGTATTCGTATCTAAAAAACACCGTGATTCACAATATTCTCTAAAACATTTTCTCCCTCTTGTTTCCGAAGAGATCGTCAATTAA
- a CDS encoding protein phosphatase 2C domain-containing protein — MNLQYHGRSEKGLRENNEDAFLAERVGNFWLFAVADGLGGHMAGEQASAMALKILKGEVEKGITDPKTSLEKTALFIHGEIQRQAETDRNCYGMATTLIAALVDEKGEACIMNIGDSRAYLIGDTVRHTKDQSVVENLIAMGEITREEARHHPLGTMILQALGDPESNIRPDFYEADLRECVLLLSSDGLHDSVEKETIGEIVRGCGDNLALACDRLIEKALESGSEDNVTVVMTQK, encoded by the coding sequence ATGAACCTCCAGTACCATGGCCGGTCCGAGAAAGGATTGCGGGAGAACAACGAGGATGCATTCCTGGCAGAACGCGTGGGGAACTTCTGGCTCTTTGCCGTGGCAGACGGGCTTGGCGGCCACATGGCCGGCGAGCAGGCAAGTGCCATGGCCCTGAAGATCCTGAAGGGTGAGGTGGAAAAGGGGATTACCGATCCGAAGACATCGCTTGAAAAGACGGCCCTCTTTATCCACGGGGAGATCCAGCGACAGGCGGAAACCGACCGGAACTGTTACGGCATGGCAACCACGCTTATCGCAGCCCTTGTCGATGAAAAAGGAGAGGCCTGCATCATGAACATCGGGGACAGCCGGGCGTACCTTATCGGCGACACGGTCCGGCACACGAAAGACCAGAGCGTTGTCGAGAACCTCATCGCCATGGGAGAGATCACCCGCGAGGAGGCCCGGCACCACCCGCTCGGGACCATGATCCTCCAGGCGCTCGGCGACCCCGAGAGTAATATCCGGCCGGACTTCTACGAGGCTGATCTTCGGGAATGTGTACTGCTGTTGTCATCGGACGGGCTGCATGATAGTGTGGAGAAGGAAACGATCGGGGAGATTGTGCGGGGTTGTGGTGATAATCTGGCTTTGGCCTGCGACCGTCTAATCGAGAAGGCGCTGGAGTCCGGGAGCGAGGATAACGTTACGGTGGTGATGACTCAGAAATAA
- a CDS encoding cell division protein FtsZ (GTPase; similar structure to tubulin; forms ring-shaped polymers at the site of cell division; other proteins such as FtsA, ZipA, and ZapA, interact with and regulate FtsZ function), which translates to MKMDDLSKQPSRFLVIGCGGAGNSLVDKIAAAGLPGVSIVAIDTDAQDLESTHAGRKILLGNGLYRGWREGNPAESADAVNEARDEIVSLFKPEDVVFIVAGLGGGAGSGAAPQVAKIARECGAFVIGIISLPFLIQQKWINQGRESLKLLRRYTESVIVIDNEQFRWRHQNEPVPVAYAKADEVILGVIRGLVTAVTGPCLIESSIEDLRVLFQGRGLAIVLDGESAICPENPDESVVRKCWISPSLDVDFRNATGCFIIITAGFDICLCDAEEIATSLTYEIDPHADVVWSAIVEKPMEGRVRVYAIMTGIHPGEKHIHSYKILPGSDCK; encoded by the coding sequence ATGAAGATGGATGATCTTTCCAAGCAACCCTCCCGCTTTCTCGTAATCGGCTGTGGCGGTGCCGGCAATTCCCTCGTTGATAAGATCGCAGCTGCAGGTCTTCCCGGGGTCAGCATCGTTGCAATAGATACCGATGCGCAGGATCTTGAATCCACTCACGCTGGCCGGAAGATCCTCCTCGGCAACGGGCTTTACCGGGGATGGCGGGAAGGCAATCCCGCCGAATCTGCCGATGCGGTGAACGAGGCCCGGGATGAAATCGTATCCCTGTTCAAACCGGAGGATGTTGTCTTCATAGTTGCCGGCCTTGGCGGAGGCGCCGGATCAGGAGCCGCCCCACAGGTTGCAAAGATCGCCCGCGAGTGCGGGGCATTTGTCATTGGGATCATTTCCCTGCCGTTTCTTATCCAGCAGAAATGGATCAACCAGGGCCGGGAGAGCCTTAAGCTGCTGCGAAGGTATACGGAGTCGGTAATTGTCATCGATAACGAGCAGTTCCGGTGGCGGCATCAGAACGAACCGGTGCCCGTGGCATATGCTAAAGCAGATGAGGTTATCCTTGGCGTTATCCGTGGACTTGTCACTGCCGTGACCGGCCCCTGCCTCATCGAAAGCAGTATAGAGGATCTCCGGGTGCTTTTTCAGGGCCGGGGTCTTGCCATTGTTCTTGACGGGGAATCCGCTATCTGCCCGGAGAACCCGGACGAATCGGTTGTCAGGAAATGCTGGATTTCCCCTTCACTGGATGTTGATTTCCGCAATGCCACCGGCTGTTTTATTATTATCACCGCGGGATTTGACATCTGCCTGTGCGATGCCGAAGAGATTGCCACCTCACTGACGTACGAGATTGACCCCCATGCCGATGTTGTCTGGAGCGCGATCGTTGAAAAGCCCATGGAAGGCCGGGTCCGCGTGTATGCCATTATGACGGGAATTCACCCTGGAGAGAAGCACATCCATTCCTACAAAATTTTACCCGGGAGTGACTGCAAGTGA
- a CDS encoding SIS domain-containing protein has protein sequence MVLPGPDSISAIGKKYLEYLTDVLATCETKSTRIEKLIQLIQGARAIHVYGFGRSGAAALAFAIRLRHFCNVLPPVWWVGDQVREPIRNGDLLIIFSGSGDRPEIATVARKGKQASACLVLITATETLPPGLAPDLIILLPKIPNVPVYGGGDFELGAYFLQEVLVIHIGTMLGIPVNEVGKNHV, from the coding sequence ATGGTACTTCCAGGTCCGGACAGCATCTCTGCAATCGGGAAAAAGTACCTCGAATACCTTACCGATGTTCTGGCAACGTGTGAAACGAAAAGTACCCGGATTGAAAAACTCATACAGCTGATCCAGGGAGCCCGGGCAATCCATGTCTATGGTTTTGGCAGGAGCGGGGCAGCAGCACTCGCATTTGCCATCCGGCTCCGGCATTTCTGCAATGTTCTGCCCCCGGTCTGGTGGGTTGGCGACCAGGTCCGCGAGCCGATCCGGAACGGGGACCTTCTCATCATTTTCTCCGGATCCGGCGATCGCCCGGAAATTGCAACCGTTGCCCGGAAGGGAAAACAGGCATCAGCGTGCCTCGTGCTTATAACCGCAACAGAGACCCTGCCACCCGGCCTTGCGCCGGATCTCATCATACTGCTCCCGAAGATACCAAATGTTCCGGTATACGGCGGCGGAGACTTTGAACTCGGCGCATATTTCCTGCAGGAAGTGCTTGTTATCCATATCGGAACGATGCTGGGGATTCCGGTTAACGAGGTGGGGAAGAACCATGTCTGA